One segment of Fructilactobacillus hinvesii DNA contains the following:
- a CDS encoding arsenic transporter, with protein MSLTIIIFLLTLVFVIWQPKGLSIGWPTTIGALLVLLLGIVSISDLVKVVGIVWNATLTFVGIIIISLLLDRIGFFKWAALSLAKLAHGDGRFLFILIIVFGALVAALFANDGSALMLTPIVIEITTALNFDQKATFPFIIACGFIADATSLPLIISNLINIISANFFQISFSHYALIMLVPNLVALTSSLLILFYYFRKQIPRSYQLNLIEDPTTAIPNQSLFKLSWLILALLLVGYFISGPLNIPVSFIVLSIALLFLVAYYFQAQTSVVTIIKGAPWNIVVFSIGMYVVVYGLQNIGLINYLSAFFVKITKFGGIINTLGIGYLAAFLSSLMNNLPATMINVLTIKATNQTSITQQMQIYANVIGSDLGPKLTPIGSLATLVWLQVLAKRGIKISWWEYCKIGFIFTIPVLFVTLLALYVSLLIFG; from the coding sequence ATCAGTTTAACCATTATCATTTTTTTACTAACGTTAGTATTCGTAATTTGGCAACCTAAGGGTCTATCAATTGGCTGGCCAACTACCATTGGGGCCCTTTTAGTTTTACTGTTAGGGATTGTTAGCATCTCTGATTTAGTGAAAGTAGTCGGGATTGTCTGGAATGCAACCCTGACCTTCGTTGGGATCATCATCATTTCATTGCTTTTGGATCGAATCGGCTTTTTTAAATGGGCTGCTTTATCGTTAGCAAAACTAGCCCATGGTGATGGTAGATTCTTGTTTATTCTCATTATTGTCTTTGGGGCTCTAGTAGCAGCGTTATTTGCAAACGATGGCTCTGCTTTAATGCTCACTCCGATTGTGATTGAAATTACCACTGCCTTAAATTTTGATCAAAAAGCGACCTTCCCGTTTATCATTGCCTGCGGTTTTATCGCTGATGCCACTTCCTTACCATTAATCATCAGTAACCTCATTAACATCATTTCAGCTAACTTTTTTCAGATTTCATTTAGTCACTACGCCCTAATTATGCTGGTTCCCAACCTAGTGGCATTGACTAGCAGTTTACTCATCTTGTTTTATTACTTTAGAAAACAAATCCCGCGTAGCTATCAGCTCAACTTAATTGAAGATCCCACTACTGCCATCCCCAATCAATCGTTATTTAAATTAAGTTGGTTGATTTTAGCGTTGTTATTAGTAGGTTATTTTATCAGCGGCCCACTAAACATTCCCGTTTCCTTCATTGTACTGTCAATCGCACTGTTATTTCTAGTTGCCTATTATTTTCAAGCCCAGACTAGTGTCGTGACAATCATCAAAGGTGCTCCTTGGAACATTGTCGTATTCTCAATTGGAATGTATGTGGTCGTTTACGGGCTCCAAAACATCGGCTTAATTAATTACCTAAGTGCGTTTTTTGTAAAAATCACTAAATTCGGCGGGATTATTAATACACTGGGAATTGGTTATTTAGCGGCCTTTTTATCATCACTTATGAATAACTTACCGGCGACAATGATTAACGTTTTAACCATTAAAGCGACTAATCAGACCAGCATTACCCAGCAAATGCAAATCTACGCAAACGTAATTGGTTCTGATTTAGGCCCTAAATTAACCCCGATTGGTTCCTTAGCAACCCTCGTTTGGTTACAGGTATTAGCAAAGCGAGGCATTAAAATCAGTTGGTGGGAATATTGTAAAATTGGTTTCATTTTCACCATTCCGGTTTTATTCGTTACTTTACTTGCTTTGTACGTTTCCCTCTTAATTTTTGGCTAA
- a CDS encoding DUF3923 family protein, which produces MKKQSRSWKIVSMIELLAYVGLTILIFLRKTDGAGVYQSPTLKVITWGILTAFFFVLLVIQLLWAWLAQR; this is translated from the coding sequence ATGAAAAAGCAATCACGCAGCTGGAAAATCGTTTCCATGATTGAATTACTTGCCTACGTCGGACTAACCATTCTCATTTTCCTGCGAAAAACTGACGGAGCTGGGGTTTATCAATCACCTACTTTAAAGGTAATTACTTGGGGAATCCTAACCGCTTTTTTCTTTGTTTTGTTAGTTATTCAATTGCTCTGGGCGTGGTTAGCCCAGCGCTAA